The following coding sequences lie in one Rhodoflexus caldus genomic window:
- a CDS encoding creatininase family protein: protein MIRPYILAETNWKAVRDARFQVAVLPWGATEAHNFHLPYGTDTYQVEYVAAEAARIAWQQGAHVIVLPAVPFGVNTGQLDIPLCMNMNPSTQLAVLKDIADVIWRAGIPKLVIMNGHGGNDFKQMIRELSALFPELFVCALNWYRAADWHKYFPEPGDHAGQMETSAMMHIAPHLVLPLSKAGNGSERKFIPKALREGWAVAQRAWTQISADTGVGNPQGSSSDLAEPYLAACAQNIAEFWVELASLPNEGLYE, encoded by the coding sequence GTGATTCGTCCATATATTCTTGCCGAAACCAACTGGAAAGCCGTGCGCGATGCGCGCTTTCAGGTAGCCGTATTGCCTTGGGGAGCTACCGAGGCTCACAATTTTCATTTACCCTACGGAACGGACACCTATCAGGTGGAGTACGTTGCCGCCGAGGCCGCCCGAATTGCATGGCAACAAGGCGCACACGTAATAGTGCTGCCTGCCGTTCCCTTTGGTGTCAATACAGGGCAGTTGGATATTCCGCTGTGCATGAACATGAACCCCAGCACCCAACTGGCGGTACTGAAAGACATTGCCGACGTAATATGGCGTGCAGGTATTCCCAAGTTGGTGATTATGAACGGGCACGGCGGCAACGATTTTAAGCAAATGATTCGCGAGCTGTCGGCACTGTTTCCCGAACTGTTTGTTTGTGCGCTCAACTGGTACCGCGCCGCCGACTGGCACAAATATTTCCCCGAACCGGGCGACCATGCCGGACAAATGGAGACCTCTGCCATGATGCACATTGCCCCGCATTTGGTACTGCCGTTGAGCAAAGCGGGCAACGGCAGCGAGCGCAAGTTTATCCCCAAAGCCCTACGCGAAGGTTGGGCAGTGGCACAACGTGCATGGACACAAATCAGTGCCGATACAGGCGTAGGCAACCCGCAAGGCTCTTCCTCCGACTTGGCAGAACCTTACTTGGCGGCCTGTGCGCAAAACATCGCCGAGTTTTGGGTAGAGTTGGCCTCCTTGCCCAATGAGGGCTTGTATGAGTAG
- a CDS encoding ArsR/SmtB family transcription factor codes for MGATKTEQFTDRQNKTASLLKALAHPARVAIVEHLLNAQACICGDLVNVIPLAQPTISQHLKELKNAGIIQGTVEGTSVCYCLREESIRELSDFLLQIVDKLNAQKSICC; via the coding sequence ATGGGAGCAACCAAAACCGAACAGTTTACCGACCGCCAAAACAAAACGGCCTCTTTGCTCAAAGCATTGGCACATCCTGCGCGGGTAGCGATTGTGGAGCACCTGCTCAATGCCCAAGCCTGTATTTGCGGCGATTTGGTCAATGTTATACCGCTTGCGCAGCCAACCATTTCGCAACACCTGAAAGAACTGAAAAATGCAGGCATTATTCAGGGTACGGTGGAAGGAACTTCGGTCTGTTATTGCTTACGGGAAGAAAGCATCCGCGAACTGTCCGATTTTTTGCTGCAAATCGTGGACAAACTCAATGCGCAAAAATCAATTTGTTGTTAA
- a CDS encoding DUF6428 family protein, which translates to MKLSAIKNILPGLQNVSFRLENGAYVPEHFHVTEVGMITKHFIDCGGTIRTEKKVGFQLWDANDYEHRLKPQKLLNIIRLSEEKLGLEDAEIEVEYQGETIGKFHLDFDGQDFVLLSTTTTCLAQDQCGVPQQKPKIRLSELRANGCAPGSGCC; encoded by the coding sequence ATGAAACTTTCAGCTATCAAAAATATTTTGCCCGGTTTGCAAAATGTATCGTTCCGATTGGAAAACGGGGCTTACGTTCCCGAACACTTCCACGTAACAGAAGTAGGCATGATTACCAAGCATTTTATTGATTGCGGCGGCACCATCCGCACCGAAAAGAAAGTCGGCTTCCAGCTTTGGGATGCCAATGACTACGAACACCGTCTTAAACCGCAAAAGCTGCTGAATATCATCCGCCTTTCGGAAGAAAAGTTGGGGCTGGAAGATGCGGAAATAGAGGTGGAATATCAGGGCGAAACCATCGGCAAGTTCCATTTAGACTTTGACGGGCAGGATTTTGTGCTGCTTTCTACCACCACCACTTGTTTGGCACAAGACCAATGCGGCGTTCCGCAACAGAAACCGAAAATCAGGCTTTCCGAACTGAGGGCGAATGGTTGCGCGCCCGGCAGCGGTTGCTGCTAA
- a CDS encoding c-type cytochrome, translating into MKKLLLSAAFSAIGLSLFSFTLLQDDAMKQSMKRGETVYATNCANCHMAQGEGIPGAIPPLAKSDYLMKDQRRAIRQIIYGAKGEMTVNGVKYNNEMPGQNHLTDQEIADVLNYVQNSWGNKQPKMVTAIQVKPERSKKQ; encoded by the coding sequence ATGAAAAAATTACTCCTTTCTGCTGCCTTTTCCGCTATCGGTTTGAGCCTGTTTTCATTTACCCTGTTGCAAGATGATGCGATGAAGCAGAGCATGAAACGCGGCGAAACTGTTTATGCAACCAACTGCGCCAACTGCCACATGGCACAAGGCGAAGGCATTCCCGGTGCTATTCCGCCGCTTGCCAAGTCGGACTACCTGATGAAAGACCAACGCCGCGCCATTCGTCAAATCATCTACGGGGCTAAAGGCGAAATGACCGTTAATGGTGTAAAATACAACAACGAAATGCCCGGCCAAAACCACCTGACCGACCAAGAAATTGCCGATGTACTGAACTATGTACAAAACTCTTGGGGCAACAAACAGCCTAAAATGGTTACGGCAATACAAGTGAAGCCCGAGCGCAGCAAAAAACAATAG
- a CDS encoding Gfo/Idh/MocA family protein — MKDKPSDSSQSFSRRDFIKGAGASLALFTIVPRHVLGGVGYIPPSDKLNIAGVGVGGRGYDILKGAYNNGTENIVALCDVDDARAANTYKEYPNAKRYRDFRKMLEAQKDIDAVMIGTPDHTHAVIAMAAMQMGKHVYVEKPLTHNIREARMLTEAARRYKVATQMGNQGNSSEDIRKIAEWIQGGVIGEVRTVQAWTNRPIWPQGKPVPKGGEKIPATLDWDLWLGPAAMRPYSPEYLPFKWRGWWDFGTGALGDMACHIIDPVFMALKLGYPTSVEASVSSVFIDDFKMGEFPESCPPSSIIHLEFPAREGMPPVSLHWYDGGLMPQRPAELKDNEQMGDWGGGVIFEGTRGKIMCGTYARNPTLLPTSAMNYFKQPEPTIPRVQGNHQTSWVAACKAGNLEAANKLASSNFDYAGPLTETVLMGNLALRSLNIKEMVKGTDGRETTVYTGKKKLLWDGANMRITNYEPANQFVGREYRSGWEIKG, encoded by the coding sequence ATGAAAGACAAACCTAGCGACTCATCCCAATCATTCTCTCGGCGCGATTTTATTAAAGGAGCGGGAGCTTCTTTGGCGCTGTTTACCATTGTGCCACGCCATGTACTGGGCGGTGTGGGCTATATCCCCCCAAGCGACAAACTCAACATTGCAGGTGTAGGCGTAGGCGGCCGCGGCTATGACATCCTCAAAGGAGCTTACAACAACGGCACGGAAAACATTGTTGCCCTTTGCGATGTGGATGATGCGCGCGCAGCCAATACCTACAAAGAATACCCCAATGCGAAACGCTACCGCGATTTCCGCAAAATGCTGGAAGCCCAGAAAGACATTGATGCGGTGATGATTGGCACACCCGACCACACGCACGCCGTTATTGCGATGGCAGCCATGCAAATGGGCAAACACGTATATGTGGAAAAACCTCTGACACACAACATCCGCGAGGCACGGATGCTGACCGAAGCTGCACGCCGCTACAAAGTAGCCACGCAGATGGGCAATCAGGGCAATTCCAGCGAAGACATCCGCAAAATTGCCGAGTGGATTCAGGGCGGCGTAATTGGCGAAGTACGCACCGTACAGGCATGGACAAACCGTCCCATCTGGCCACAGGGCAAACCCGTCCCCAAAGGCGGCGAAAAGATTCCTGCCACTTTGGACTGGGACTTGTGGCTCGGCCCCGCAGCAATGCGCCCTTACAGCCCCGAATATCTGCCCTTCAAATGGCGCGGCTGGTGGGATTTCGGCACGGGTGCGCTCGGCGATATGGCTTGCCACATCATTGACCCCGTATTTATGGCACTCAAACTCGGCTATCCTACGAGCGTAGAAGCCAGTGTGAGCAGCGTTTTTATAGATGATTTTAAAATGGGCGAATTTCCCGAAAGTTGCCCCCCTTCTTCTATCATTCACTTGGAGTTTCCGGCCAGAGAAGGAATGCCGCCTGTCAGCCTGCACTGGTACGACGGCGGACTGATGCCACAGCGCCCCGCAGAACTCAAAGACAACGAACAAATGGGCGACTGGGGCGGCGGTGTGATTTTTGAAGGCACTCGGGGCAAAATTATGTGCGGCACCTATGCACGCAACCCAACCTTGCTGCCAACCTCTGCCATGAACTACTTCAAACAGCCCGAACCTACCATTCCGCGCGTACAAGGCAACCACCAAACCAGTTGGGTAGCGGCATGTAAAGCAGGAAACCTCGAAGCTGCCAATAAACTGGCAAGCTCCAACTTTGACTATGCAGGCCCGCTGACCGAAACCGTTCTGATGGGTAACTTGGCGCTGCGCAGCCTGAACATCAAGGAAATGGTAAAAGGAACAGACGGCAGAGAAACTACCGTTTACACAGGCAAGAAAAAGCTGCTTTGGGATGGAGCGAATATGCGCATCACCAACTATGAGCCTGCCAATCAGTTTGTAGGGCGCGAGTACCGCAGCGGTTGGGAAATCAAAGGATAA
- a CDS encoding nucleotidyltransferase family protein, translated as MPEPIHNTVIAILAAGASSRMGSHKALLNWRGQPLVAHVAKMALGAGAANVAVITGSQYKEVQQAVADLPVQTVYSPHWESGMAHSIAVAAKWAHKQQAEGLLIMVCDQPFVSVELLQQILQKADSGTSPIVASVYANGVKGVPAWFDESFFEYLYHLKGDIGARKIIGQFADMIAAVPFPEGEIDLDTPEQYRQFAEE; from the coding sequence ATGCCTGAACCAATTCATAATACCGTTATTGCCATTTTAGCCGCCGGCGCATCTTCGCGCATGGGCAGCCACAAAGCCCTGCTCAACTGGCGCGGGCAGCCGTTAGTGGCACATGTTGCAAAAATGGCGCTGGGGGCAGGTGCGGCAAATGTTGCCGTTATCACCGGTTCGCAGTACAAAGAAGTGCAACAAGCCGTTGCGGATTTACCCGTACAAACGGTTTACAGCCCGCATTGGGAGTCAGGGATGGCACATTCCATTGCAGTTGCGGCAAAGTGGGCACACAAACAACAGGCCGAAGGTTTACTCATTATGGTTTGCGACCAACCCTTTGTGAGCGTGGAACTGTTGCAACAGATTTTACAAAAAGCCGATTCAGGCACATCACCGATTGTGGCCTCTGTTTATGCCAATGGTGTCAAAGGTGTGCCGGCGTGGTTCGACGAAAGTTTTTTTGAGTACCTCTACCACCTCAAAGGCGATATCGGTGCGCGCAAAATCATCGGGCAGTTTGCCGATATGATTGCCGCCGTCCCTTTTCCCGAAGGCGAAATTGATTTAGACACCCCCGAGCAGTACCGCCAATTTGCGGAGGAATAA
- a CDS encoding T9SS type B sorting domain-containing protein, whose amino-acid sequence MRKILLSFAVCLLSVFAAYSQVSTISTKGREFWFSFMQMIPNGNIQYQIALTAETNAQATIRIPGINYTNTVSIVPGVTTQVNLTNPAVIPSGEGLRNTGIQVTATADISVFATYQSNARTESTIVLPVQALGSSSEYIVTTIAPESANGNSNIVIAATQDNTMLEVIPSAPTLGGRPANVPFQITLNAGQSYQILGANVPPLLPRPDLSGTIIRAVPGTSSCKPFAVFAGVTATVISTPGCLATSLQHLWEQQYPVSTWGTRYALTPYTNNQNIRNRGYIYRVMASQDNTRVTLNNGAAPQTVTLNRGQIFTGRTGTADGIDISRGVLIEADKPISVAQITFSQACNGSQPQAGDPSLLMLTPLNQATTRVTVTPARMFGGNTNPNPQNERHFINVVMRTNAFRNFRITSPTGSVAPFTFQPLAADPSFSYAVIEVSTGMTIPSYTLEALGSGFGAFIYGYNGPDAYAYAAAATFENQEVNFNVAGLPACGGTQLTFTGTGTGITNFEWDFGDGSPVQRGQTVRYTYPRGGIYNVRMRATTGTACGFTDIVKEVQVIEQPRPDLGRDTTICNNTPLLLNGGGIVSNPSAAQLTYQWSTGATTPSITVTQPGRYILTVTNFGQCVGRDTIEVRQRLVQNDLGQDQTVCANIPVSLGFAPQQGISYQWTPATGLSNDKISNPTLTPENTGTTPRTVRYILTAIDPQTNCSKADTINITIRPNPLQRPATPQPPVRLCAGERAQIGTESSVAGVTYSWSPATGLSDATVARPFVQIDNVTADSLRTLYVQTVTFQGCSYRDTVTVIVYRRPTANAGRDTVACSNRPVQLGSTPQSGLTYRWAPLDGLSNVTIANPTLRLTNSGTTPITRTYVLTVRNAAGCTSTDTVNVRILPGELPPSGRRTIRLCHGDTTVIGLDSVRGFTYRWSPATGLSSTTLSRVRLIGQNTTADSVRILYVLTISNGACSAQDTTEAIIFRRPTANAGQDQLVCAGQTVTLGAAPVAGLRYQWTPAEGLSNATVANPTVRGDNPGNTPIRRNYVLRVSNAAGCFSTDTVQVTLLPPLNTALATNLRVCSGDTLRLGAAPVQGYTYRWSPAANLSATNVANPVFRLNVQTRQTLTYVLTITANNCSANDTVRITVEPRFPKLKISGETLLCPGSNQVRYRLDSAQAGVLYAWTITGGTIQSGQGTREITVNWGALNPAASVVVGYADPTVCNSGGDTLRVRLTQQLQTGKISTLGSRDTLCVNRAQNIRYQVRPNAGAVFTWQTSAGGTIVSGQGSNTITVNWTGTGAQWVVVNERQTTALSTCTGISDTLRVLINPVPNPNLQIQGLAQVCENSAATYTLPGFFGSRYEWEVTGGTIAGNRNGSSINVNWGRINATGAQPQVRVREISGDGCEGEFITLPVRLLPIPVTRIATADSVFCPTRTQGLRYVVSGLAGSTFTWQISGGTITQITDNQQQIIVTWDTLVFPKRLSVTERSAGGCTGQPLVFNIYYDNPQLEMRNVSVQQANERNIEVQFRIRNAVNLPQTFTVSRRPLGQTQWTAAGTVRPTDSLFTDPNLSTDETAYEYRLERQAVSWGCNLNPTAAHNSILLRGTAEQSSNGISLNWNSYGGWRVGQYEIWRKLDNETDFRLITTVNGNTLQFNDFSGKEGFTHCFRILAREAGGSRRSWSNDICLEFRHPITVPNVITPNGDGRNETFVIPNLEPYKENELFIYNRYHQLIYSQKNYQQNWDGGGYPSGTYYYLLRAFRPTANGQTTVEEFKGWLQVIRE is encoded by the coding sequence ATGCGGAAAATTTTACTCTCTTTTGCCGTTTGTTTGCTGTCCGTTTTTGCTGCCTATTCGCAGGTTTCTACCATCAGTACCAAAGGCCGCGAATTTTGGTTCAGTTTTATGCAGATGATTCCCAACGGAAACATCCAGTACCAAATTGCATTGACGGCGGAAACCAATGCACAGGCCACTATCCGCATACCGGGGATTAACTACACCAATACGGTTAGCATCGTACCCGGCGTTACTACGCAAGTCAATTTGACCAATCCTGCGGTTATACCCAGTGGTGAAGGGCTTCGCAATACAGGTATTCAGGTAACGGCAACGGCCGACATCAGCGTTTTTGCCACTTACCAAAGCAATGCACGGACGGAGTCTACCATTGTATTGCCCGTGCAGGCATTGGGCAGCAGCAGCGAATATATCGTAACGACCATTGCGCCCGAATCGGCCAACGGCAACAGCAATATCGTGATTGCCGCTACGCAGGATAATACAATGCTGGAAGTTATCCCCTCTGCCCCTACGCTGGGCGGCAGACCTGCTAATGTGCCTTTCCAAATTACCCTGAATGCAGGCCAAAGCTATCAGATACTCGGTGCGAACGTGCCGCCGCTTCTACCGCGCCCCGATTTGAGCGGAACGATTATTCGCGCCGTTCCCGGCACTTCTTCCTGCAAGCCGTTTGCGGTTTTTGCAGGTGTAACAGCCACTGTTATTTCTACGCCGGGCTGCTTGGCCACCTCATTGCAACACCTTTGGGAACAACAATACCCTGTCAGTACTTGGGGAACGCGCTATGCGCTTACGCCTTATACCAACAACCAAAACATCCGCAACAGAGGCTATATCTATCGGGTGATGGCTTCGCAAGACAACACTCGGGTCACACTGAACAACGGTGCCGCACCGCAAACCGTTACGCTCAACCGCGGGCAAATTTTCACCGGCAGAACCGGTACGGCAGACGGCATAGACATTTCGCGGGGCGTACTGATAGAAGCCGATAAACCCATTTCCGTTGCGCAAATTACCTTCAGCCAAGCCTGCAACGGTTCGCAGCCGCAGGCAGGCGACCCCTCGCTGCTGATGCTTACGCCGCTGAATCAGGCCACTACCCGCGTTACGGTAACTCCTGCCCGCATGTTTGGCGGAAATACGAACCCCAACCCGCAGAATGAGCGGCACTTCATCAACGTAGTGATGCGCACCAACGCATTCCGTAACTTTCGCATCACCAGCCCGACAGGTAGCGTTGCGCCGTTTACTTTTCAGCCATTGGCCGCCGACCCTTCTTTCTCTTACGCAGTGATAGAAGTAAGCACAGGTATGACCATTCCGAGTTATACCTTAGAAGCCTTAGGCAGCGGTTTTGGTGCATTTATTTATGGCTACAATGGCCCCGATGCCTATGCATATGCGGCAGCGGCAACCTTTGAAAATCAGGAAGTTAATTTCAATGTGGCAGGTTTGCCGGCCTGCGGTGGCACGCAACTCACTTTTACGGGAACAGGAACAGGCATTACCAATTTTGAATGGGACTTTGGCGATGGTTCGCCTGTACAGCGCGGCCAAACCGTGCGCTATACCTACCCGCGCGGTGGCATTTACAATGTGCGCATGAGGGCAACTACGGGCACAGCCTGCGGGTTCACCGATATTGTGAAGGAAGTACAGGTGATAGAACAACCCCGCCCCGATTTAGGCAGAGATACGACCATTTGCAACAATACACCCCTGTTGCTCAACGGCGGAGGTATCGTAAGCAACCCTTCGGCGGCGCAACTGACCTATCAGTGGAGCACGGGCGCAACTACGCCCAGCATTACCGTAACTCAGCCCGGGCGTTATATCCTGACTGTTACCAACTTTGGACAATGCGTAGGACGAGATACCATAGAAGTAAGGCAGCGCCTTGTGCAAAACGATTTGGGACAAGACCAGACTGTCTGCGCCAATATCCCCGTGTCCTTAGGTTTTGCACCGCAACAGGGTATCAGCTACCAATGGACACCGGCCACAGGTTTGAGCAACGATAAAATTTCTAACCCCACTTTAACACCCGAAAACACGGGAACGACACCGCGGACGGTGCGCTACATCCTCACGGCTATCGACCCGCAAACCAATTGCAGCAAAGCCGACACCATCAACATCACCATTCGCCCCAATCCGCTGCAACGACCTGCTACGCCGCAGCCACCCGTTCGCCTGTGTGCGGGAGAACGCGCCCAAATCGGAACGGAGTCAAGCGTTGCGGGGGTAACGTACAGTTGGAGTCCTGCCACGGGGCTGAGCGATGCAACGGTAGCGCGTCCTTTTGTGCAAATTGACAATGTAACCGCCGATTCGCTGCGCACACTATATGTGCAAACCGTTACTTTCCAAGGTTGCAGCTACCGCGATACGGTAACGGTGATTGTGTATCGCAGACCCACAGCCAATGCAGGCCGCGATACTGTCGCCTGTTCCAATCGCCCCGTGCAGTTGGGCAGCACACCGCAAAGCGGCCTGACCTACCGATGGGCACCGCTGGACGGGCTTTCCAATGTAACAATTGCCAATCCGACCTTGCGATTGACCAACAGCGGCACAACACCCATTACACGTACCTACGTACTCACCGTGCGTAATGCGGCGGGTTGTACTTCAACCGATACGGTCAATGTGCGCATTTTACCCGGCGAACTGCCGCCTTCGGGCAGAAGAACCATTCGCCTGTGTCATGGAGATACGACTGTGATAGGTTTGGACAGTGTGCGGGGCTTTACCTACCGCTGGTCGCCGGCAACGGGGTTGAGCAGTACAACGCTCTCACGCGTGCGGCTGATTGGGCAAAATACCACCGCCGATTCGGTGCGCATTCTCTATGTGCTGACTATCAGCAACGGGGCTTGCAGCGCACAAGACACGACCGAAGCCATTATTTTCCGCCGCCCCACAGCCAATGCGGGACAAGACCAATTGGTTTGTGCGGGTCAGACCGTAACCTTGGGCGCTGCTCCCGTGGCAGGTTTGCGCTACCAGTGGACACCCGCCGAAGGGCTTTCCAACGCCACTGTTGCCAATCCGACCGTCAGGGGCGACAACCCGGGCAATACGCCGATTCGCCGCAACTATGTGCTGCGTGTGAGCAATGCAGCGGGCTGTTTCAGCACAGATACCGTACAAGTAACCCTTTTGCCGCCGCTTAATACTGCCCTTGCTACCAACTTGCGCGTATGTTCGGGCGATACGCTGCGCTTGGGTGCTGCCCCTGTGCAAGGTTACACCTACCGCTGGTCGCCTGCTGCCAACCTTAGCGCAACGAACGTTGCCAACCCTGTTTTCCGCCTCAACGTACAAACGCGGCAAACGCTGACATACGTTCTGACAATTACTGCCAATAACTGTTCGGCAAACGATACCGTGCGCATTACGGTAGAGCCGCGTTTCCCCAAACTGAAAATCAGCGGTGAAACACTGCTTTGCCCGGGTTCTAATCAGGTGCGCTACCGCTTGGATTCGGCACAGGCGGGCGTGCTGTACGCATGGACGATTACGGGAGGAACGATTCAAAGCGGACAAGGCACGCGCGAAATTACCGTCAATTGGGGTGCGCTGAACCCTGCGGCAAGTGTAGTTGTAGGTTATGCCGACCCGACCGTGTGCAACAGCGGCGGCGATACACTCCGCGTGCGGCTCACGCAGCAACTGCAAACAGGTAAAATCAGCACCTTGGGCAGCCGCGATACGCTTTGCGTGAACCGTGCACAAAACATCCGCTATCAGGTGCGCCCAAATGCAGGCGCGGTATTTACATGGCAGACTTCGGCCGGCGGCACGATTGTTTCGGGGCAAGGCAGCAACACAATTACGGTCAATTGGACAGGTACGGGCGCACAATGGGTGGTTGTGAACGAAAGGCAAACCACTGCCCTCAGCACCTGCACAGGTATTTCCGACACCCTGCGCGTACTCATCAATCCTGTGCCCAATCCTAATTTACAGATACAAGGGCTTGCGCAGGTTTGCGAAAATAGCGCCGCTACCTATACGCTTCCCGGCTTCTTCGGCTCTCGCTATGAGTGGGAAGTTACGGGTGGTACCATTGCAGGCAACCGAAACGGCAGCAGCATCAACGTCAATTGGGGAAGAATCAACGCCACAGGTGCACAGCCACAGGTGCGCGTCCGCGAAATTTCGGGCGATGGCTGCGAAGGTGAATTTATCACGCTGCCCGTGCGCCTCTTACCGATTCCCGTTACACGCATTGCGACAGCCGATTCGGTATTTTGCCCTACTCGCACGCAAGGGCTGCGCTATGTCGTCAGCGGTTTAGCAGGCAGCACCTTCACTTGGCAAATCAGCGGCGGAACGATTACACAAATCACTGACAATCAGCAGCAAATTATCGTTACATGGGATACGCTGGTTTTTCCGAAACGACTTTCGGTAACGGAGCGCAGCGCAGGCGGATGTACAGGGCAGCCTTTGGTTTTCAACATCTACTACGACAATCCGCAGTTGGAAATGCGCAATGTGAGCGTACAACAGGCAAACGAGCGCAACATAGAAGTACAATTCCGCATCCGCAATGCAGTGAATCTGCCGCAAACCTTTACCGTTTCGCGCCGTCCGTTGGGGCAAACGCAGTGGACGGCGGCAGGCACTGTTCGCCCGACCGACTCGCTGTTTACCGACCCGAACCTCTCTACCGACGAAACCGCCTATGAGTACCGATTGGAAAGACAGGCCGTAAGCTGGGGCTGCAACCTCAACCCGACAGCAGCGCACAACAGTATTTTGCTGCGCGGCACCGCAGAACAGTCAAGCAACGGCATCAGCCTGAACTGGAACAGCTACGGCGGCTGGCGCGTCGGTCAGTACGAAATCTGGCGCAAGTTGGACAACGAAACCGACTTCCGTTTAATAACTACTGTCAACGGCAACACGCTGCAATTCAACGATTTCAGCGGTAAGGAAGGCTTTACGCATTGCTTCCGCATTCTGGCACGCGAAGCAGGCGGCAGTCGTCGTTCGTGGAGCAATGATATTTGCTTGGAGTTCCGCCATCCGATTACCGTTCCGAATGTTATCACGCCCAACGGCGACGGCAGAAACGAAACGTTCGTCATCCCGAACTTAGAACCCTACAAGGAAAACGAACTGTTCATCTACAACCGCTACCATCAGTTGATTTACAGCCAAAAGAATTACCAACAAAATTGGGACGGCGGCGGCTATCCTTCGGGGACATATTACTACCTGCTGCGTGCCTTCCGCCCTACCGCCAACGGGCAAACAACAGTAGAAGAATTTAAGGGTTGGTTGCAGGTGATAAGGGAGTAA
- a CDS encoding XdhC family protein, giving the protein MQEIKRLTEAYHAIDFSLRKAALATVIRVEGSAYRRPGARMLMTDDGRWTGAISGGCLEGDALRKARRVILSGQPEVVTYDTMDDSSATALGVGLGCNGIIDVLIEPIDAQDRFGHFAILQNFIGKNRPEVVATVTAVSGLPLQVGERYYQSGETVLHLSHSGIQAQLLAQLPVMLMQGRNQLVRLTEGEGYADVFVEMLQPPVRLVIFGGGYDVAPVVALAKATGWDVTVTDDCVAHVGPKRFPMADAVCAIPREVAVEQLELNKWSAAVLMSHNYKYDLAILRQLLRSDVRYIGILGPRKRGDKMLAELAPELSALNSAERELFEEKLHSPIGLDIGAETPEEIAVSIVAEVMAAFRNRNGQCLKYRNQPIHSHA; this is encoded by the coding sequence ATGCAGGAAATCAAGCGACTGACAGAAGCGTATCATGCCATTGACTTCAGCCTCCGCAAGGCAGCGCTGGCAACCGTAATTCGGGTAGAAGGTTCTGCCTACCGCCGCCCGGGTGCGCGAATGCTCATGACAGACGACGGACGCTGGACAGGTGCTATTTCAGGCGGTTGTTTAGAAGGGGATGCCTTGCGCAAAGCCCGCAGGGTCATTCTTTCAGGGCAGCCCGAGGTGGTTACTTACGATACCATGGACGACAGCAGCGCCACTGCGCTTGGCGTCGGGCTGGGCTGCAACGGCATTATTGACGTACTCATAGAACCTATTGATGCGCAAGACCGATTCGGGCATTTTGCCATCCTTCAAAATTTCATCGGGAAAAACAGGCCGGAAGTAGTGGCTACCGTTACGGCGGTCAGCGGCTTGCCTTTACAGGTTGGCGAGCGCTACTACCAAAGCGGCGAAACCGTTTTACACCTCTCCCACTCGGGCATTCAGGCACAACTGCTCGCACAACTGCCCGTAATGCTCATGCAGGGGCGCAACCAACTCGTCCGCCTGACAGAAGGAGAAGGCTATGCCGATGTTTTTGTGGAAATGCTGCAACCGCCCGTCCGATTGGTTATTTTTGGCGGCGGCTATGATGTAGCACCTGTTGTTGCGCTTGCCAAAGCCACGGGTTGGGATGTTACCGTAACGGACGATTGCGTGGCGCACGTAGGCCCTAAGCGATTCCCGATGGCAGATGCCGTATGTGCCATTCCCCGCGAGGTGGCAGTAGAACAATTGGAACTCAACAAATGGTCTGCCGCCGTGCTGATGTCGCACAACTACAAGTACGACCTTGCCATTTTGCGGCAGTTGCTCCGTAGCGATGTTCGGTACATCGGCATTTTGGGGCCTCGCAAGCGCGGCGATAAAATGCTGGCGGAGCTTGCCCCTGAACTTTCCGCCCTGAATAGTGCCGAAAGAGAATTATTTGAAGAAAAACTGCACAGCCCCATCGGGCTGGATATTGGCGCAGAAACACCCGAAGAAATCGCCGTTTCCATTGTTGCCGAAGTAATGGCCGCCTTCCGCAATCGCAACGGGCAGTGCCTGAAATACCGCAACCAACCTATCCACAGCCATGCCTGA